From a single Staphylococcus epidermidis genomic region:
- a CDS encoding deoxyribonuclease IV — MLIGSHVSMSGKKMLQGSAEEAHKYGESTFMIYTGAPQNTRRKNIEDLNIEKGQQAMKTYGLSNIVVHAPYIINIANTTKPEVFNLGVDFLQKEIERTQALGAKDIVLHPGAHVGAGVDKGIQKIIEGLNEVLTHDNDVRIALETMAGKGTEVGRSFEEIAQIIDGVTHNDRLSVCFDTCHTHDAGYNVKEDFDGVLEKFDSIIGVDRIKVVHVNDSKNLRGAQKDRHENIGFGHIGFDALNYVVHHDTFKNIPKILETPYVGEDKKNKKPPYKLEIDMLKSQKFDPELKNKILTQ, encoded by the coding sequence ATGTTAATAGGATCACATGTTTCAATGAGTGGCAAAAAAATGCTGCAAGGGTCAGCAGAAGAAGCACATAAATATGGTGAATCTACATTTATGATTTATACAGGTGCGCCTCAAAATACAAGACGTAAAAATATTGAAGATTTAAATATCGAAAAAGGCCAGCAGGCAATGAAAACATATGGCTTATCAAATATCGTTGTACATGCACCATATATCATTAACATTGCAAATACAACCAAACCTGAAGTATTTAATTTAGGAGTCGACTTTCTACAAAAAGAAATCGAAAGAACTCAAGCGCTCGGAGCGAAAGATATTGTACTGCATCCTGGAGCGCATGTCGGAGCAGGTGTAGATAAAGGAATTCAAAAAATTATTGAAGGACTTAATGAAGTACTCACACATGATAATGATGTAAGAATAGCACTTGAAACTATGGCGGGTAAAGGAACAGAAGTAGGGAGATCTTTTGAAGAAATTGCTCAAATAATTGATGGTGTTACACATAATGATCGCTTATCAGTATGTTTTGATACGTGCCACACTCATGATGCCGGTTATAACGTCAAAGAAGATTTCGATGGTGTACTAGAAAAATTCGACAGCATAATTGGAGTAGATCGAATTAAAGTAGTACATGTTAATGACAGTAAAAACCTAAGAGGTGCTCAGAAGGATCGTCACGAAAATATCGGCTTTGGTCATATTGGCTTTGATGCACTTAATTACGTAGTACATCATGATACTTTTAAAAATATTCCCAAAATATTAGAAACTCCATATGTTGGTGAAGATAAAAAAAATAAAAAACCACCGTATAAATTAGAAATAGACATGTTAAAATCACAAAAATTTGATCCAGAACTCAAAAACAAAATTTTAACTCAATAA
- a CDS encoding tRNA (adenine(22)-N(1))-methyltransferase, producing the protein MINLNQRLSIVCSFIKRGTLADIGSDHAYLPIYAIQNDLCTKAIAGEVIQGPYKAAKRNIANYELNQQVDVRLGDGLSVINSEDQIDNITVCGMGGPLIAKILNDGKDKLVNHPRLILQSNIQTQALRQTLNKLSYEIVDERIIEEKGHIYEIVVAEFNNNLVKLNILQEKFGPFLLRECNNIFQKKWQRELEALRDIKSQLNSTSHHERLKEIEDEINLIQEVLINEN; encoded by the coding sequence ATGATTAACCTTAACCAAAGATTATCAATTGTATGCTCATTTATTAAAAGAGGAACATTGGCTGATATTGGCTCAGACCACGCATATCTACCTATATATGCAATTCAAAACGACTTATGCACAAAAGCAATAGCGGGAGAAGTGATTCAAGGACCTTATAAGGCTGCTAAAAGAAATATTGCAAATTATGAATTAAATCAACAGGTTGATGTACGTCTAGGCGATGGTCTAAGCGTTATAAACTCAGAAGACCAAATTGATAATATAACTGTTTGTGGTATGGGAGGGCCATTAATTGCAAAAATATTAAACGATGGAAAAGATAAATTAGTTAACCATCCAAGACTCATACTACAAAGCAACATACAAACTCAAGCATTAAGACAAACTCTTAATAAACTTTCATATGAAATCGTTGATGAAAGAATCATTGAGGAAAAGGGTCACATATATGAAATCGTGGTAGCTGAGTTTAATAATAACTTAGTTAAATTAAATATATTACAAGAAAAATTCGGACCATTTTTACTTAGAGAATGTAATAACATTTTTCAAAAAAAATGGCAAAGAGAGTTAGAAGCACTGCGTGATATAAAATCCCAATTGAATTCAACATCACATCATGAGAGACTAAAAGAAATAGAAGATGAAATTAACTTAATACAAGAGGTGTTAATTAATGAAAATTAG
- a CDS encoding Nif3-like dinuclear metal center hexameric protein, translating into MKISELMEVLNNHVPFHQAESWDNVGLLIGNDKLDITGILTTLDCTDDVVNQAIELNTNTIIAHHPLIFKGVKRIVEDGYGSIIRKLIQNNINLIALHTNLDVNPKGVNRMLADQIGLENISMINTNSSYYYKVQTFIPKNYIEDFKDSLNELGLAKEGNYEYCFFESEGKGQFKPVGDASPYIGKLDSIEYVDEIKLEFMIKDNELEITKRAILDNHPYETPVFDFIKMNKESEYGLGIIGQLNQTMTLDEFSEYAKKQLNIPSVRYTGQHDSPIKKVAIIGGSGIGFEYKASQLGADVFVTGDIKHHDALDAKIQNVNLLDINHYSEYVMKEGLKELLEKWLFKYENQFPIYASEINTDPFKYK; encoded by the coding sequence ATGAAAATTAGTGAACTGATGGAAGTTTTAAATAATCACGTTCCATTTCATCAAGCTGAATCATGGGATAATGTAGGATTATTAATTGGTAATGATAAGTTAGATATTACAGGTATTCTGACAACACTCGACTGCACCGATGATGTTGTTAACCAAGCAATTGAACTTAATACCAATACCATCATTGCTCATCATCCACTTATTTTCAAAGGAGTAAAACGTATCGTTGAAGATGGATATGGTAGTATAATTCGTAAACTTATCCAAAATAATATCAATCTTATAGCATTACACACTAATCTTGATGTAAATCCTAAAGGTGTCAATCGAATGTTAGCGGATCAAATAGGTTTAGAGAACATATCAATGATTAATACAAATAGCTCATATTATTACAAAGTTCAAACTTTTATACCTAAAAATTATATTGAAGATTTCAAAGACAGTTTAAACGAACTTGGATTAGCTAAAGAAGGTAATTACGAATATTGTTTCTTTGAAAGTGAAGGTAAAGGGCAATTTAAACCAGTAGGTGATGCAAGTCCTTATATAGGGAAGTTAGATAGTATCGAATATGTTGATGAAATAAAACTTGAGTTTATGATAAAAGACAATGAATTAGAAATAACTAAACGTGCTATTTTAGATAATCACCCATACGAAACACCAGTTTTTGATTTTATTAAAATGAACAAAGAAAGTGAGTATGGATTAGGGATTATTGGACAATTAAACCAAACTATGACTTTAGATGAATTTTCTGAATATGCCAAAAAACAGCTCAATATACCGAGCGTACGATATACAGGTCAACATGATAGTCCAATTAAGAAAGTAGCTATCATAGGTGGTTCAGGTATAGGATTTGAGTATAAAGCTAGCCAACTTGGAGCAGATGTTTTTGTTACTGGTGATATTAAACACCATGATGCTTTAGATGCTAAAATCCAAAATGTAAATTTATTAGACATCAATCATTATAGTGAGTATGTTATGAAAGAAGGATTAAAAGAATTATTAGAAAAATGGTTATTTAAATATGAAAATCAATTTCCAATATATGCTTCTGAAATCAACACAGATCCATTTAAATATAAATAA
- the rpoD gene encoding RNA polymerase sigma factor RpoD gives MSDNQVKIKKQTIDPTLTLEDVKKQLIDKGKKEGHLSHEEIAEKLQNFEMDSDQMDDFFDQLNDNDITLVNEKDSSDTDDKINPNDLSAPPGVKINDPVRMYLKEIGRVNLLSAQEEIELAKRIEQGDEIAKSRLAEANLRLVVSIAKRYVGRGMLFLDLIQEGNMGLIKAVEKFDFSKGFKFSTYATWWIRQAITRAIADQARTIRIPVHMVETINKLIRVQRQLLQDLGRDPAPEEIGEEMDLPPEKVREILKIAQEPVSLETPIGEEDDSHLGDFIEDQEAQSPSDHAAYELLKEQLEDVLDTLTDREENVLRLRFGLDDGRTRTLEEVGKVFGVTRERIRQIEAKALRKLRHPSRSKRLKDFMD, from the coding sequence ATGTCTGACAACCAAGTTAAAATTAAAAAGCAAACAATTGATCCGACTTTAACACTAGAAGATGTTAAAAAACAATTAATTGATAAAGGAAAAAAAGAAGGTCATTTAAGTCACGAAGAAATCGCTGAAAAACTGCAAAATTTTGAAATGGACTCAGATCAAATGGATGATTTCTTCGACCAATTGAATGACAATGACATTACACTTGTTAATGAAAAAGATAGTTCTGACACGGATGATAAAATCAATCCTAATGATTTGAGTGCCCCTCCTGGTGTCAAAATCAATGACCCAGTGCGTATGTATTTAAAGGAAATTGGTAGAGTTAATCTTTTAAGTGCTCAAGAAGAAATTGAGCTTGCAAAAAGAATTGAACAAGGTGATGAAATTGCTAAATCACGATTAGCTGAAGCAAACTTGCGTTTAGTTGTTAGTATTGCTAAACGATATGTTGGTCGTGGAATGTTATTCTTAGATTTGATTCAAGAAGGTAATATGGGCTTAATTAAAGCTGTGGAAAAGTTTGATTTTAGCAAAGGATTTAAATTTTCAACATATGCCACTTGGTGGATTAGACAAGCTATTACACGAGCAATTGCTGACCAAGCACGTACAATTCGAATACCAGTACACATGGTAGAAACGATTAATAAATTGATTCGTGTTCAACGTCAATTATTGCAAGATTTAGGAAGAGATCCAGCTCCTGAAGAAATTGGAGAAGAAATGGATTTACCACCAGAAAAAGTCAGAGAGATTTTAAAAATTGCACAAGAACCCGTTTCATTAGAGACGCCAATTGGTGAAGAAGATGATAGTCATTTAGGAGATTTCATTGAGGACCAAGAAGCTCAAAGTCCATCTGACCATGCAGCATACGAATTGTTAAAAGAACAATTAGAAGATGTTTTAGATACACTTACTGACAGAGAAGAAAATGTTTTACGTTTACGTTTTGGTTTAGATGATGGACGAACAAGAACACTAGAAGAAGTTGGAAAAGTATTCGGTGTAACACGTGAAAGAATTCGTCAGATTGAAGCAAAAGCTTTAAGAAAACTAAGACATCCTAGTCGAAGTAAACGTCTTAAAGATTTCATGGATTAA
- a CDS encoding DEAD/DEAH box helicase — translation MSKHPFEHFNLDENLIEAVKNLNFEKPTEIQNRIIPRILKGTNLIGQSQTGTGKSHAFLLPLIQLIESDIQEPQAIVVAPTRELAQQLYQVAMHLVKFKKGINVKLFIGGTDLEKDKQRCSHQPQLIIGTPTRINDLAHSGYLHAHLASYLIIDEADLMIDLGLIEDVDHIAARLDDENAHLAVFSATIPKSLQPFLNKYLSQPEFVEVDGKAHNKENIEFYLIPTKGSAKVDKTLELIDILNPYLCIIFCNSRENADELADTLNKEGIKIGMIHGGLTPRERKQQMKRIRNLDFQFVIASDLASRGIDIEGVSHVINFDVPNDIDFFTHRVGRTGRGNYKGVAITLYSPDEESNITLIEDRGYKFENVDIKNGELKPIKAYNMRKSRQRKDDHLTNEVKHKVRSKSKRKVKPGYKKKFKQEVEKMKRQERKQYSKKQNRQKRKNNKG, via the coding sequence ATGTCAAAACATCCATTTGAACACTTTAATTTAGATGAGAATTTAATTGAAGCTGTTAAAAATCTCAATTTTGAAAAACCGACTGAAATCCAAAATAGAATCATACCGAGAATTCTTAAAGGAACAAATTTAATAGGACAATCTCAAACTGGAACTGGAAAGTCACACGCTTTTCTTTTACCATTAATTCAACTTATAGAAAGTGACATTCAAGAGCCACAAGCCATCGTAGTAGCTCCAACACGTGAACTTGCTCAGCAACTATATCAAGTTGCTATGCATTTAGTAAAATTCAAAAAAGGTATAAATGTAAAACTTTTCATTGGTGGTACCGATTTAGAAAAAGATAAACAACGATGTAGCCATCAACCACAACTCATTATTGGTACACCAACAAGAATTAATGATTTAGCACATTCAGGTTATCTTCATGCACATTTAGCGTCATATTTAATTATAGATGAAGCTGATTTAATGATTGACCTCGGTCTCATTGAAGATGTTGACCATATTGCAGCGAGATTAGATGATGAAAATGCTCATCTAGCGGTATTTAGTGCAACAATACCTAAATCATTACAACCATTTTTAAATAAATATTTAAGTCAACCAGAATTTGTAGAAGTTGATGGCAAAGCTCATAATAAAGAAAATATCGAATTTTATCTAATTCCTACAAAAGGTTCTGCTAAGGTAGATAAAACATTGGAATTGATAGATATATTGAATCCTTATCTATGTATTATTTTCTGTAACAGTCGTGAAAATGCCGATGAATTGGCAGACACTTTAAATAAAGAAGGAATTAAAATAGGTATGATTCATGGTGGTTTAACACCAAGAGAACGTAAACAACAAATGAAAAGAATAAGAAATTTAGATTTTCAATTTGTCATTGCAAGCGATCTTGCTTCTAGAGGAATAGATATTGAAGGCGTAAGTCATGTTATTAATTTCGATGTACCCAATGATATCGATTTCTTCACACATCGCGTAGGTCGAACAGGAAGAGGTAATTATAAAGGTGTAGCCATTACATTATATAGTCCTGATGAAGAAAGTAATATTACTCTTATTGAAGACAGAGGTTATAAATTTGAAAATGTAGATATTAAGAATGGTGAATTAAAACCGATAAAGGCATACAATATGCGTAAATCAAGACAGCGCAAAGATGACCATTTAACAAATGAAGTTAAACACAAAGTAAGAAGTAAATCAAAACGTAAAGTTAAACCAGGCTATAAAAAGAAGTTTAAACAAGAAGTTGAAAAAATGAAACGTCAAGAAAGAAAGCAGTATAGTAAAAAGCAAAATAGACAAAAACGAAAAAATAATAAAGGATAG